taaaagctccaAACTTTTCAGCCCAGAGCACAGAACTGGACTGTCCCcttcctgttcaaatcctctccTGGTTCACTCAGATTCTAGGAAACTTGGATCCTCaccacctgcccctccctctcctccacatCTTCCCTAACTGGTATATTGCTGCCCAGACACGTTGCCTCTGTTTGCCTGGAACAAACCCACACACTGGGAAAAGTTCTGTGGCACTTTTGGACTGATCTGGAGGGGCTGGCTAAGGGTTCTAAGCCTCAGGTTTGGAGATACCAACATTCCTCAGGTAGAGAAACTGATTCTTTTTTATACAACatgcagttaacctgtggaactcactgccactctATATCATTGACACCAAGCGTTTAGCAGGATTTAAAACCAGGTTAGACATTTATATGACTAATATTCATAGTAACATTATATAGGATAAAGCAACCATTAATTGACTGGGGCTAGGAAAAAAACATCGTATGGGCAGGCTCCTTAAGTGTCCATGATGCATGTTCCTCTGGAGCATGTGGTACTGGTCcctgttagagacaggatactgggttaggcGGGCCATCGGCCTCACTCAGTAGGACTATTCGGATAGTCCTGTACCGTTGGGTGGCTGATTGTCAGCAGTGCCATTGGCAGGGGCCCTTGGAGAATCAGCGTGCCAAGATCATTGCCAGCATTGTGGCACTATTTCCTTGTGCTACCTTGGTGTGTCTGTCGGTACTCACCTGTGGGCTCTTGTCTTCTACTTaaattgcaaactctttggggcaggacccgGCTTGTCCTGTGTCTGCCAGCGCCTGGCCAAGGCGGGGGCTGCTGgaaagcagcagtggggctgctAGGGGGCTGATGGTAAGGGATGCAGGGCAGATAAAGGGAGCTGCTCCAGCTCAGCCCTTCCTTGCCGGCAGAGGGCAGGGCCCCTTTCCCTGCATCCCCGGCCCGGCTACCTGCGCCTCCCGCCTGGGGGTTAACCAGACCCACgcgaaagaggaagagagaagcggCCGAGCAGCAAGGAGGCGGGAGCGGAGGCCGGGcagtggctggggagagggggcgaGCGAGCCTAGAGGCGGAGCTGCCGAGCCAGCTGCCGCCGCCGCCTTACGCTGCCCGCCTGGCTCCGGCTCAGACACCCGGCATCAGCCCGGCTGCCCCGGCGTCCCGAGCCGAGCCTCCCCGATCGCGCTCCGGCTCCAGCCCCGCAGCGATGCAGGCGCTGGCCCTGGCGCTCTGTGCTCTGCAGCTGTGCCCAGCTGTGCTGGGCGGCCGGTGGGGGCAGCCCTTCCAGGTGGAGAGGCCTCAGTCCAGGCGGCTGAGCAAGGTAAGGGGTCTTCACCCCACCCGGAGACGGGTCAGGGgctgtgcagtggggcagggtctcacctagggtgaccaggtgtcgggattttatagggacagtcccgattttggggtctttttcttatataggctcctgttacccccacccccgtcccgattttacacacttgctgtctgggcaccTTATCATGTGCACTAGCCCACACGAGCCAAGTGTCAGAGCCTGCTAGTGCCCTGGCTGCTTGGGGTCAGCTGGCCTGTGTGGACAGAGAGCGGGGAGCGAGGTCCCAGCCCCTGGCAGCAGCCAGAGTgggagagctgggtgggaaatggttttcctgccTGGCCAGAATTTTCCAGGTCTCCCAAAATAGTCCCTTCCTGCATCGGGACCAGGAGCCGAAAACTCCAACGGTTTAGCAAACTGAGAGTAGGAACAGAATTCCTGTCGGGTCAGTCGAGACGTCCTGTTTCGATCATTTCAACgcgttttgattttgacttttttttttttttttaacctttttgggGCTATAAATTAACAAACCATTTGGAAGGAAAAGTCAAGTATGGCTTTAACGAAAAGCTCTTTCTAAGCACCGGCTCTGGATCGTTATTATTTCTGAAGGCTGAAGGGGAGCAGGGTCTTTTAGCATGAGGGCTGGTACTGCTTACTCACCTGTCGCCCTTGGCAGCATGGGGCTATACACCCACTTCTGTCCCCAGGAGAGCAGTGGTGAGCATTGGCCTGGATTCCTAGGAGCGTAGCACCCTGCTTGCTTGCCCGTCCAtgtgtgggagcagggctgcttgcCAGCCTGTAACCTGGTGCTGCTAACAATGAACTCGATTCCCTGCACCTTGTGGAGTTGTTTACACCTGTGCCAAGCAGGTGTGAATTGCTGCCGTCCTGATTGGGCAGTGCACTGAGCTCCTGTTGCGTGGTACAAATGGTGACACCcggtggagaatcagaccccccAGGCTTTGCCCTTCTGTCAGCCAGCACTGCCTGTGACCATGGCCAGAGAGGGTCTCAGTAGAGGTTTGGTGACACGGATGCTTGTCCACCAAGGTCCCTCAGCCATACTCGCATAGTATGGATAACTGCAGCCTGAGCTGTTTCTAATGGCTGCCCCATTCCATACCCGCCTCCTGGAGTCCTTGCCATGTGGACCGTAAGTCAGACATGCAATAGATTGCATTGTTATTGAATCTGTGCAGTAATAGCCCATGATCTCAGGAGAACCAGCACAGAGGCCGGGCACAGGTGCTGCCTTATCAGGGGCCTGCCCAACTTTCAGTtctcattttgttcttttaaatctCAGTTCTGCTTTTGCAGCAACCTGCTCACCAGCCAAAGTCGTGAGAGGCTGGAGAGAGTTCTGTGCATGTGAGAGATCACCCCAGAGCCAGAGGCTCTGTCCAAAAACTCTAGGTTAGGGAGATAAGCATGTACAGAGGCTGCAGAACGGACATGGATGCATGGCCAAGAGCCTCACTGCAGCTGAGGGGTGCAGCTTGGGAAGGGAGGTACAGAGATGTCTGTTATCCCTCTTTATGCTCTCCTTATATGGGGCTGTGCTCTGGATTTGTCTCAGCCTGAAATTCAGCAGCTTTAGGCCTGTTCTAAATGATGCTGTTGCCAGTGACCCCCAAGGAGCCCAGAAAGGAGCAGGGGTGTCTGGGGCTGGCTTGAAGGGTGGAGCCATAGTGTGGAAGAGCTGCTACGCTGACATTACACCTCATTGAtgtgaacccccccacccccaggctggcCATGCCAGGGCTAGAGCCGCTCCGTGCTGCCAGGATGGGGTTTTAGTGTGTGCCCGACCATTATACAAGAGCATCTAGTCAAAAGCAAACATTGAGTTGATACCGAAGGCCCGATTCGCTTTTATACTGAGGCCACTTTATACCCCTGTGGCAGTGAAAAGGGGCATCCAGTACCCATTACCTGGGCTATAACTCCAGTGGAAGCAGCATTTCCCTACTTTCCCATATAGCCCCCACCTGTCAGAACAATTACTCTGTGCTCCTTCTGGGCTCACATTGGACAGTTCCATAGTGTCCCCTCCCAGGGAGCTGGGCTTGCTTTAGTTATCCAGGAGGACGAAACTTTGTCTCTTGCTTGTCCAGACACATGTTTGCACTCAAATTAAGTAAATAGCTTTAGTGATAAAGCTTCAAACTTGACCTGGACTTTTGTCCCTTCCTGGGGAAATGTGCCTCTGATGTGGCTGGAGAAATGTTATTTTGAAGGAGCAGAGTTATCCATGACTCAGACTTAAGCACTCTGAGTAAGTAGCACACGATGTTCCATGGAAATCCTAAGCAGCCCATGATCTGGGTGGCCTGAaactctgacttccagaagctgggcctggatgacaggagatggaccACTTAGTaattgccccattctgttcattccctctgatgcatctggcaccagccacggttggaagacaggatactggcctagatggaccatgggtttGACCCAccgtggccattcttatgttctgatatTGGAGGTGTGAATCTATAGATATATACCCGCTCCAGCAGAATGCTACATGCTGGAATTTACTAGGACTAGACAGAGGTGGGCTACTGGGACAAGTTCTCCTCTTGGTGACATGTTGGcaatcccactgacatcagtgagataAAACCGACTGTAAATCAGGGGGTTGTCCCCGCAGAACCAGTCTATCCCAATATGGGAGCAAGGTATGCTGATGAGTCTATGTGAGGGGATGCCCAATTAAACTGTTGTTGCttctgctgtacctgtcctgtggATAAATAGACTTTGGTTTCAAATGGTTTGTTTACACACAGAAGTTTCACTTGTTtgaatgaaattggttttaatttGATTTAGCCCCAGTCGTGCACACGAAGTTTTGTTGGTTTGAACTGGAGGTGTGACTTTATACCAgttcagttaaaccagtgcagcttTGTGCATGGATGCTCTTATACCAGTTTAAATCTAGTTTATATTGGTGTAATTTGTGTTAAATTTACTGGTACAAGCTGAACTGATCAAACCAGTTTTAAACTAATATAAGAGTCTGTGCACAAAAGTTGGTGCATTGGTGCAACAAAACTGATTTAAGTGAAAGTGGGACAACTTCTGTGTGTAGATAAGTCCATATGGCAAACCACTGTAGATACTCTTCTGGTGGTTTAGCTTGCACCTGTTAATTTACCCACACCAGCTAACCTGGTATTAAACCagatttaaatcagtttaagactgtccacacacaaagctgcactggtttaactaaatcagtatAAAACCACACCTTCAATTACACTGGTGCTACTGTGTGTGTAGACTAGGCCATATATACTCAGTTCAGAACCTCTTAATAAAACAAGCCCTCTGAGTTTCAGAGTCTGGTGTTTGTCGGTGATGTCAGCAGCGAATGTGCTATTTCTAGGCGCATGTTAAATCTGGGAGATGCATGTTCAACAGGAAGCTTGGAAATGCCAGTAGAGGAGCATGCGTTGGGCTCAAATGTGTTAAAAGCCTTTATAATTATTGCCCGAGGAGAGTTTCTAAAATGCCCGATGGATTTAGGATCCCAGAGGCAATGGCATTTGTGCTCTTAAATCCCttgggagcttttgaaaatctcctcctgaGATATTAGCACAGTGTTACTATTTCTTCAGCGTTTGACTGCATGTCTGAAAAGCTCATTTCCATGtgtgcgggggtgtgtgtgtgtgtgtgtgtgtgtgagagagagagaagtggatgGGGTTCTCTGCCCCCACAATAGAATTCTAGGGGCTGTCACTCTGAAGCTGCTGCCAGCCCAGCAGAGTGCAGAGATGGTTTAACCCTTTCCTTCGCTCAATCCTGTAGCTTGGTGGCTTCTCGTGGAAGAACTGTGGCAATGGGACCGATCCCTTTGTGATTAAGAGTCTGTCCGTAGCTCCGGACCCGATCCACATCCCCGGGAACCTGAAAGTCAGCGTGGAGGTTTCCAGTAAAGCTGACATCGGCTCACCTCTGAAGGTACGTGAAAAAGGCAAGCCCGCCTGAGAGGCCTCTTCAGACACAGAATCTGCCCATTAACATGCTGTGGAGTGTTTGGCAAAGAAAGTGCCCAAAGCCACCACAACACCTGGCCCCAGCAGCCTTTCAGTTCTCTGAAATGCCCAACAGGTGTGAATAAATTGGGATTGCTAGACCTGGGGCGTGTTTCCTGCCCCAGACTTTCCACTGCTGCAGTCAGTTTCCAGGGCCCAGAGTTTCTCATTCATAGCAATATTTGCTGCTGGGAGACTGAAGGCTGGCTTGGTCTGTGCACGATCTGACTGTTGGGCAGCAACTTTTCACTAAAATGGGTCAGTGCAACCCCTAGGACGGATGCAGTTATATGGGCAGAAAGGTGCTCGTACCACAATAGCTATTCCCCTTCCTTCAGGAAAGTTAAAGCAGCCCATTTATTTGTGTGTAGTCACTCCCCTGTGACTTCCCACCTCTCTCCACGCCCCACGGGCCCGGCCTGCGAAGTGGAACTGGGTAAGATCCAAGCTGCTCCCACCTCCCGCTCCCTGGAGCAACCTGGTGGCGTCTGTGTTAGGCTGGGATGATGAATGAGTCTCGGACTCGCCTCTGAGGGAACGCAGCCAAATCTGAGGAAGGCGGGCACTGAAACTGCCATGGCCTGATTGGCAAATCCTGGGCACCTGCAGATCCCAGAGAAGCCAGCGGGAGCTGCTGAGCGCTCAGCACCTTTGAGAATAAGGCCGAGGGTTTTAGATGCGGTGAGCTCCAACGGGGGCCGTTTCCCTGATCTTTCTTTGCCCGGGTGGGGAATGATTTCACCTAGCTAAAGGCCACAAAGGGGTGTTCAGAGAATGAGGAAACACAGGGGGAGGGAGCGAGAGGAAGGAGGAAACACAGAAGCAATGAGAAGGGggatgctggtgggcagagaaATCAGAGACCCTGAGTAGGGGAGTCAGATTATGgtcaggaggaggggaagagacaagGGGAAACCTTCACTGGAAAttgagaagaggaagagggggagagatagGACACCAGGAGATGCAGAGACACAGGTGGGAGATGCCTCTCTACCAGgtgattccccctccccagaacACTGGCAGGGGGAGCAGCCCCATTACCCACTCCCAAATGTTAGACTAGGCTCCTGATTGCGGAGACACCGATAACTAACAAAATCCCTTCCTTATAGCTCCTCTGCATGTGCACAGCACCCACtgcagctggggggctggggcccTCCTGACCCCACACGCCTTCCTGGGACCCCTGGCAGAGGGGCTGGCCTTTAGAGATTAGTGACACGCACCGCCCAGGCTGCAAACATGGCTGAGGGGTGCGCATTGCAGGCATGTGCCTCTTGGAGGGGGTCTGAGGGCTATGGCGAAGGCTGCAGCGGCCGGCTCAGCTGTTCCTCAGCCTTGCTGAAAGCGGAAGGGCTGCTGGTGGCTCTGATTCACCAAGTTCCCCTGCCGTGCGAGCTGGATCATAGTGTGGGAGGCAGGCCTCGCTGCAGGGCTCCCTTCCCATCAGTGACACTGTGAGTCCCGGCCCGCCCTTCTTCGTGTCAGCGTGGCGGGCGAGAGCTTGGCCAGATGGGGGCAGTTacacctgctctgccctgggccGTGCTCTGCAGGGGCAGGACTCTCCCATCCGGTCTCTGATGCAGGGTGTAACCAGCAGGCTGCCCCGCCTGCAGAGCCAGTGTTCTTTCCCAAGAGCGTGTGTAGCGAGTGATagcaggcctgattctcccctgccctTTCCATCTGGGCAGGTCACTGCCGGCGCTGGGCTGAGCCAGTGGGAATTCCCCTTTACTCGCCTGGCACGCCAGCCACCTCTGGCCTAAACAAGGACGCAGGGCTTGACGTGtcctggctgcagcagccagagagatGGCTGCTGGATTCACTGGGGATGCTGGGGCAGGAAGAAACCAGGGCTGACTCAGGGACATAGCTGCGATTGCAGAAGTTACAGAAGAACCAGCCCGCCTTTCACACCGGTCTCCCAagtgcctcctctccctcagccGTGTAGCTGCAACAGTGCCAAGCACCCAGCAAGGCGAAACAGGAATTGCTGCCAGGACGGTACATTTCTGTCCCGCTTCTTTTATTTAGTGGAATGTGGCTCTGGATTAACTTTCTGCTGCTCCTTGTGGTGTTTTTGTCACACTGCTGCTCATGCCAAAGAATCagagtgggtcagattctgccctgGAGTTCGGTGGGAGCTATGTGCCGGCACCTCCAAGGGCAAGACTTTGCAGCCTTTAGTGCTGTTCCCATTGCTCTTATTTCGTGTTTGTGTTCTGGTAATGCTTGGAAGTTGCCTAGATCGAGGTCCCACTGTGTTAGGAGCGCCACAGAGTGATAGTGAGGGTTTAGAATCTGGGTAGAGTCATGTGTTTTTTCGGGAACAGAATTAAAGAGAATGGGCCTCCATTGGGCTGTTCTGAATAGGAAACCTGCAGTCCAGGGAAGGTTTCCCCAGGTGTTATTGTTCCTAAAAATCTCTTGCATTGTGCCCTAAGAACTCAGCTCTTTGCAGACAGAGGGCTGGTTTCTGATCTGTCAGTCTGGAGCAGTACCAGTGCCTTCAGTTTGCagttctggaatactgtgtgccgTTCTgctctcccatgtttaagaaggatgaattcaaactggaacaggttcagagatgggctactaggatgatccgaggaatggaaaacctgtcctatgaaaggagactcaagcttgtttagcctaaccaaaagaaggctgagggtgATATGATggtctttataaatatatcagagggattaatatcaggaggagaggaatatttaagcgtagtaccaatgtggacacaagaacaaatgcatataaactggacactaggaagttttagaccttgaaattagacaaaaggtTTCTAAAACCGTTAGAttgagtgaagttctggaacggcctttcCAAGGGGCGAaagaagtagtggggcaaaagacatatctggcttgaAGACTAAGCttgaagtttatggagggatgtgggatgatgggatagcctaattttggcattaatcaaagatcaattgccaaatttcAGCAGGTAATATGCCCAGTGGTTCTGGCGATGCGGATGATTAAATGGGAGGGATCGAGTTACTACAGGAATCTTCTGGGCGTTGCTGCTGGGTGAGTCTTGGCCCaccatgctcaggatttagctgatcgccatatttggggtcaagaaggaattttcctccagggcagactggcagaggccctggaggtttttcaccttcctctgcagcatggggcacaggtcacttgctggaggattctctgcagcgtGAGGTGTTCAaaacacaatttgaggacttcagtaactcatacatgggttaggggtttgttatagaagtggatgggtgagactgtatggcctgcattgtgcaggaggtcagactagatgatcataatggtcccttctgacctttaagtctatgagtctatgagtttaggGAGGTGCTTTTCCAGCCTGGAAGAGCTTACAATTGAAAACCACCAAGAGAGACCAAGATGGGCCACTGACCGCTTGGTCAGAAAAGCTGGTGTATGGCAAGGTTGCAGAGGAAGGCTTCCTGGAGCAGGAGAAGGGTGGAGGGGAGACCGAACCAGCTGGGATTCTCTGGTATGTGATGTATGCAATCCTTTGTCCCAGGCAGTGTTTACCGTGGAAAAGAAGATAGTTGACATATGGATAAAGATCCCCTGCGTGGATGAGATCGGGAGCTGCACATATGATGGCCTTTGTGGAATCCTGGACAACGTCATCCCCCCTGGATCACCATGCCCTGAGCCTCTGCTCAGCTACGGcatcccctgccactgccccttcAAACAGGTCAGCGCTAAGGCAGCTGTTATCCACGTGTTCCTTGTCAGgaccccctgcttcctgtctaGCCATGAGCCAGCAGGGAGCCTCTGGTCACATGGAAAGGGCAGGGTGGCCACAACCCCTAAGTCCAGGACCTTGGCTCAGCACAGCAGCCCTCCTCTCCCCTTGCTCTCTCAGTcaggtgtctgggtgctggggaaggggctttGTGAGCACTTGGAGGAGAGCAAATGGAACCGGCAGCTGAGAGAAGGGGGAGTTAGAGGGCAGCATGTCAGCTGGCTGGATTCTCCATTGCCGTGCAGCCTGTGGGTCAGGTCAGAGGAAATGGCCGTTGGTGGAGACAGGGccctgaactagatggacctgTTCTGACCCAATCTGAAGCACCCACTTTGCACACCTGGTGCaaggcagtggggaatcaggcaGAGTCTGGGTCCAGCAGGCCCGTGCCAGGGGGATCTGGGCTTTGCCTCCCCATCATTGGGGGCATTCTGCAGCCGTTGTGAGTCAGCAGTGCAGGAAGGCCCCCAGAGTTGTGGGCTAGGCTGGGAGCGAGGGAGTCCTTGAGGGGGGTCTCAGTCGCTGTATGATCACTGGATCTTCTTGCGCTTTGACTGGCCTAAAAAGGATGATTCTAGATGGATTTGATCCGGTGTCAGCTCACTTTGATCACTGCTGCCACCTGGGGGTTGTTTGTGACCTTGCTGGGAAACACTGCCCCAAAGGCCCCTGGACTCGCTCTGGCCTGGGAAAGTCTCCCAGATTAGGGGCAGGGAGTAACTTTCCTGCAGTGGTGAAGCTGGCTGGAGTGGAGAAAGTCACCTTCCAGACACTGCCAGAGCCAGTCATACTGAGCTAGTCCGGACAGTGGAAATGGGGCTCGGTAATACAGGCGGAAACCCAGAGGTGCTGAGGTCTGTGAACCAAGCAGAAAGGCTGATCTGGAAATCACTGGGCAGTGGGCTGCAGGGTGCCCCCAGGGATGGGTGGGCAGCAAAGAGCACCAGTGGGGAAGTAATTAGTGATCAGTAGTTATGGATATTCAAACATGCTTGATTTGTTCATCTTGAGaatgactgagattccacaagaggtgcagggcagggagcagatgGGGGTAGAAGCCGAAAGCTTGGTGGGGGTCACCCCTCAGTGGGCTTGTACCATGGGGCAGGAGAGGCCGGTGGTGGGGTGAGGCGGGAGCTGCTGTGTGCTAACGTCTTGGCATCTGTTTCCCTCCATAGGGCTCTTACTCCCTGCCATCCAGTGAGTTCTACTTGCCCATCATACAGTTGCCCTCCTGGCTGACTAATGGCGACTACAGCGTCCAGGTTGTCCTGAGCAGCAGTGCCAAGCAGCTCGCCTGTGTCCAGGTGACCTTGTCCCTCCATTCTGAGTGAGGCTGGCCAGCCCTGCCCAACCACGAGCCCACCCCTCTGCTGCAGACTGCTGCATTTCCTTTCACTTCTCTCTGGCAGAGAGACACATCGGAGCCTGTTGGCAGCTCTCTTCCTCTTTCCGCTGCCTCTTGCTGCCGCCTGCTCTCACACAACTGCTGCTTGCCCTTTCCCGCCTCTATTCGCCCTTCTCTCACTCAGAAAAAGGGCCAACGAGAGGGGGGATGGTGGGGTGAGGCCTTTGTCTTCTGTGCAGGGTGGATTTAGAGGTGGGCAAGGTTGGC
This sequence is a window from Chelonoidis abingdonii isolate Lonesome George chromosome 7, CheloAbing_2.0, whole genome shotgun sequence. Protein-coding genes within it:
- the GM2A gene encoding ganglioside GM2 activator, producing MQALALALCALQLCPAVLGGRWGQPFQVERPQSRRLSKLGGFSWKNCGNGTDPFVIKSLSVAPDPIHIPGNLKVSVEVSSKADIGSPLKAVFTVEKKIVDIWIKIPCVDEIGSCTYDGLCGILDNVIPPGSPCPEPLLSYGIPCHCPFKQGSYSLPSSEFYLPIIQLPSWLTNGDYSVQVVLSSSAKQLACVQVTLSLHSE